Sequence from the Phaeodactylum tricornutum CCAP 1055/1 chromosome 4, whole genome shotgun sequence genome:
TCGGACGACTACCAACGAGCTGATCGAACTGTGAAACGTTTTTGGAAAATTATCGATGGCAACACGACAAGAGAACTGGCACGTGATCTGTGGGACTTCATTTTACAAGCATCATCTATTCCTATGCGCCACAACATTGCACTACCACAAAGCCTTGAGAATATAGAAAGTATCTTGAATAAAGGTTCCGCTTATTACTCAGTTCCGGACCGCATTAAATCAATTGGATGGCTCGAGGAGAACGGACGCTGCCTAGACAACATTCGCCCCAGTCAATCAAAGCTTCGTCAGGCTGGAAAAGGGGCATTCGCAACGCGAGCAATTCCGAAAGGAAAAATTATAGCTCCGATGCCCGTGGCGCATGTTCGACGGCATCATATGGATATCTTCGACAGTGACGACCACAGCGACCCTTCAGCGAACGTTTGGAGCGACGGAACTCAGGTACTCATGAACTATTGTTACGGCCATCCCAATAGTACCCTGCTTCTATTTCCCTACTCACCGGTGGTAAACTACGTCAATCACAATGCAACTTCAGCCAACGCTGAGCTGAGGTGGTCGAAGCTGCCCAATCACCTTGAAAGCTGGTTGGAACGAACTCCCGATAGTCTTGATTCGGAGGAGCACGCAGGTTTGATAATGGAGCTAACCGCAACCAGAGACATAAGCGCTGGCGAAGAAATCTATTTGGATTACGGCACTTCTTGGGATGAAGCATGGGCAGATTACGTTGCAAATAAATTTCGTCCGACAGGCGAGGATTTGTTGTATAGGTCAAGCGCTGATCTCAACAGAAGAGTCGAATGGATCAAGACACGATCCGAACTCGAAACAGAACCGTACTACTTCGAAAGCGCCTTTACCGCTTGCTTTGTGGGGAGAAGTCAGCGAACAGGCAATCATGATGAGGCTGACGATAGTAAGCTTCAGCAATTCTTGTGGACGCCGGTAGTCGGCATGTACGATGACACATACAACGCATACCCTTGCACTGTTTTGGAGCGGACCGTCAATGACGTCGAAGGGTATGCACCTCATCGTAGAGACAGCGTGTGGCCAATGGAAGTTACTTACAAAATTCGTCTCCATCAGCAAAATGAAGGCGATGTCATCATGACGCAAGTACCACGGCGAGCTATACAGTTTTTTGATCGCGCCTACCAATCGGATTTGTTCATTCGTAGTGCCTTTCGGCACGAGATTCATTTGCCTGACGCAATGGTTCCACCAGCCTGGCGAGACTTGATAGAACTAGTGTGAAGGTGAACAATGTACAGCAAACAGGGATGATTCACCTATAAAAAGTCCGCATCGGTCAACTCTTCGCCGAAATATGCAAATAGCTTTTCCAATGCCGGTCTTTGTAGTTGTGTGTTGCGCTGAGTAGACCGCATCAAGTCAACGAAACGTTCATCGTGGTAATTATTCGGTTGCCAGTACCACAACTGCTGAATGAAGTATACGTATCGTTTGGCCTCGTGAATCATATCCCTCGCTAGACAAAATTCTAAAATCTTGGTATGCGTCATGTACGGTGGCAAGACGTCGTGTTGATTGAAAAAATCCTGAACCACCGTCACGGCAGCCGCCACGTCCCCTACATTCAAAAGCCCATCGACAATTGCGCGCACGGTAAACGGATCCGGACGTAAACCATGGTTCAgcatttttcgaaaatacTCTTGGGCAGTAGCGACGTCGCCTACTGCTGCGAGTCCGCCCAAAATAAGATCAAACGAAATGTTGTTAGGCTCACAACCGGACGTCGGCATTACGGTGTCCAGAACGTCCATGGCTCTCCAGAGGGCGCCTCGATGTACGCAAGCCTTGATCAATGCGTTGTAACTGCCAACATCGAGATCTAGGGGTTGATGCCCACAGGCACCTTGCTGCAAGCTGtcgcaaaatgaaaacgCGGCAGCCAGGGGAATGGAATATTCCGGCTCTGACTCTCGTTCCAGTTTAAATTTCCCATTATCGGGATCTGTCGGCGAAAAGAAAAGTCTGCCTCTGGCCTGCGCCGGCACTTTGTACGCCGGTGGCGCAGAAGTATTGTACTTCAGTTTCACCTTGAGGGGTTGATAAAAATACCCGCTTTCGTGCGAGATTCCAGGTGGAACATAAAACCAATCTTGCGGCATTTTGCCGGTACTTGCGGGGCGTTCATCCTCGGGCAACGCAGCAATCGACTGGCGTACCACTTTGTAGAAGTGATGAATCAATTTTCCACTCTTTCCAGTGGCATACTGTCATCCGTCAGGGGATACAAATGTGAGTCATCGAACTGTCATAAACGGTAAATGAGAgtgaaaaggaaagtttaAAATTCCAACATACCGTTTGCAACATCCGATTAGCAATAGGTAAAGTCAGTGCATACTTCCGCTCGGCCATGTTTATTAAAATCGCATCCAACCAACGCGTTGGGTTATCCAGAGCCGGCTGATCAGCCTCGCCGACGAAGTAATTACGGCTGACCCGATTGGCATAATTCGCCGACTGTAAGGCTTGTACAGCGTACACGAATTCTCGATTCCGCGGTGGATACCCACGGGTTTTGCGGAGCTGAAGCAGTGACAGACTTCGACCCACGTTTCCGGCTCGACTGTTGGCCGCCAGTAAACGCAACGAGAGTTCGTCGGTGAGAGGCGTTTGTTTCAGCTTGCCGATAAATCGTTCCAGTGAGCGGACTTTAGCCGACAGTTCGATCCGTTCATAGTCGCTTTTGCATAAGGCTTTGAAGGCGCGTCCAACCGTTTTCGACGACAAAAGTCTTTTCTTCGTATCGATGTCTAATACCGAATCAGAAGTATCAAGCCAACCGACGAGTACTGCATGGTAAGCCTCGTAGGTTTCCCGAGCAAACGCCGGTTTCCAGAGTGACTTGTTGTAAACTTTCCCGACGGCGCCGTGATTCCATTTAGCTGCACGTTCCAAGTCTAGCAACAATTGCTCAATGTCGATTGCTTCGGCCACATGCTGACGGGTGATTTCGTCGAGCCTGGATGACGGGCCCGTCTCGGCGACACCCTGGGAAGTAGGCTTGACACCAGCTTTGGGCGGAGCGGAGGAATTGGAGGAAACGGAATGCGCTGCCTCCgaaaaacaacaaaaggcTTGTCCACTGCTGGGAGCTGTCGTCGTGATACGCGATGCTTCCACACTCTCTGCCCAAGAAAACACAGTAAGAGTTCTTCCCCAACATGTACGAGTCAACGGCGTAGGCAACTTAGGAATCGCTCTCCACGCACGGGGCGCAAAGCTCTTCCCGATCATTCGTTCAACGCTggttccttttccaaagaaatTTAGTAAGGTCCGCAGCTGTGTAAACTGCGGTCTACAGTGATTGGAGATTGGCTAGCATATGTTTTACTCGGTTGCCTGAGGTTTTGGATGGCAACAAGTATCTGCAAGGTCTCCCATATTAAACGACAATTTGATCCGACAGAGTGAACGAAAGTGTAGAAACGTGTGGCCGCGCTTTTGGAATGTAGATGTCGTATCACGACATCTTGTACGACATCATGTGTCCTTCACATACAACCCACTACATACTAGGGACTGATTCATATGAAAAGACTCAACTCATGTCTACGTCACGGACGGACGGATGAAACACGTATTGGGTACACGGTcaagtcacagtcagcgaaCCCCGAAAGCTAGATTCCACGACAACTTCCAAGATACGACCCACCATGCCGGGCGATGACACAGAGCTCATAAAATGCTCTCTAGCAGTATCGACAAAACTCCAAGCTATCATCTTACGCGTGCATAATGAAGCTGAGCAGCATTTCACTATCGGTGGCTCTCACGATGACTACGTCATCGACGATGCGATCGGCGTCGGCCTTTATTCCTCATCAGCAGCGCGCCGCAGTCCTACCAACAGGGGGAGCTACCCGCGCCTTCTTATTCGATAAGCTGTTCAGTACGAGTTCGGGCAAGCTTCCCGTCATGGCTGAGGAAGACGTCATGTCTCCCAAGGCGCACGGAACTTCCGAAAAACCCGTTCAGAAGAACTTGAGGTGGAATTGCGATTTCGATACCGCCGATCGGATTTGCAACTTTAATCGTACGTACTCGCTTGACGATGAATGTGTGGGAGTCGTGTTGCTCCAAGTTAGCGACAAATTCAACATATCAATACTCACCGTTTCGACGCTCTCGCATTTTCTATAGGCCACTACGCTGAGCACGCTGGGTACTGGCAAACAACCGAGTTTCTCAAGTCCATTAAGGAAGAAGAGCAGCCCATCAAATTTTACGATTCCGTCACCGGTGTGCACCTTTTTACAGCTCCTGTGGGGCGCACCATGGAAGAGTTTCTTCTGGAATCCCAGAAACATGGTTGGCCCAGTTTTCGCGATGAAGAAACCGTCTGGGACAGCGTCCGCTGTCTAAAGGATGGAGAGTGTGTCAGTGTTACTGGTACGCATCTTGGACACAATATTCCTGACAAGTCCGGAAACCGCTACTGCATCAATCTAGTTTCTGTAGCGGGCACACCCGCAGAGAGCTAGAATAGAATAAGGGAAGCAATTCTTGGTATACATTGTGTAGAAACCGAACTAGTACATAGGAATTCTTTCGTTGCCATTCCGTAATGAAAATACTACGCGTCAAGTGGCTTCCGAAATCGTGCGTGTACCCACACGCGACGTCGGGTCGATTGCTGGGCGCGGTTGCTGTACACCCGGCGGATGTAATCGAGTTCCAGCATATCCAACCCCGCTTCCTGTACAAACAAGCGCTCTAGATCGTGCAGAGAAAAGTAAAAACACTTGGTGCCGTCGTATTTGCGATAATAGTTGTCTGTTATCAATCGATTGCGCTGTGATCCCAACTTTACTTGGGCTTCATCGAAGCGTCCGTAGTCTCGCAACACCAACACGCTGCCGGGACCAAGTGTGGCAGCCGCGTGTCGCGCAGCCGCCGCCTGGTGCGCTGGAGGGATTGCCGATAAGCAAAAGAGCAAGGAAGCCACGGTAGCGACGCCTCGGCAGGGTTCCGGAACGCCACAAGACAAGTCACCAGCAAAGGCGAATGCCCGACCTTCCACTGCTGCTGTCGTAAAGCGTGTGTCCTGCTTCAACAGGGCAATTGCGATTTCGCTTAAATCCATGCCGTAGACAGTCCATCGCTGTCTAGTGTCTTCTAACAAAGGAAGGAGTGCATTCCCCACGCCACAGCCCAATTCCACCAAGCAAGGGTTTGCGGAGCAGGTGGGGCCGAACTCTTGCGGGAAGGCGGTGGCTAGATAATGCCGATCTTTGAAAAAGTTGACTTGGTGACGTCCGTAAAAGTCGTCCCAAGATCTTTTGTCATCCTCAACGCGAAACGATGGGACCACTTTGCATCGGATGGCAGATTTCTGTAATTGATCGGCCACCTTTTGCTCGTCTTCGGCAGTCCATTCGTACTCCTCCCAAAGTGTTTGCTCATCCCCATCCTCGTTGGCTGGTGAATTGGATGGCGGCGCTGTCGTCAACTCGGCGTTGGCGTACAAGTCGTAGTACGAAGCGGCAACACTGCACTCGTTACGAGCCATCCTTCCTCTAAAAGTTGGTGACAATTTTGAGCCGCGACTATGGAGAAGGACCGGACCTTTCCTATTCATACCATGATCGTTCCGACAAAGATATATTTTGAACGACAGGGTTGTTCAACGGTGAGTCCCGAAATCGAAAAACTCTTACACGGTTCACGATTGAGAGGTTTGCATTTACTTTTACATTACACAAGCACTGTGAACGTATAGCAATCCAAACAGGGGATTTCCCTGCACATTGGTCAAGATGGACCAACTTTTGGTGCGTATGGTGGTATTCTTTACATCTCTAAAGGCAATCGACAAAAACGCGCTAGTCGCCTGGTCAACCGAATTGCCAACCTAATCGCCGGACACAAACATTCTTTTTCAGAACAAGCAAAACATGGTTGCCGCCAAAGTGTGGCAGCAATCCCAACGAACACGTCAATCTAGCTGTCGCTCaccaaacgcaaacaaatATTAAAATTGGAAAGTTAGCGAATGAGAATCTTATTTCGTTTGTCTGCGGAGCGCttgcttttttgttttcttctttggctcgTGTACTCTATTCAGGAATTGCGGCGCGGGATACGGATGTTCCGGACTCGCGGCTACCTCCAtggcggcttcttccaagaTTTGCAGACGGCCATACTCTTCCACCGCGGCGGCTGTGTTCCTTTTCCCGCCACGAGCGGACGGCACTGTTGCTCTCTGGGTGCCGTTGTAGTGAAGATCACTGTTGCGCCGGAGCATGACCTTTTTCATGGCCTCGTACACACCAAACTGAATCCCAATCATCGGTACTACACTGACTAGCCGGGGTGGCAATCCTCGGTAAAAGGTACCGATGCCTTCTTCCCGAAAGACTCGAATCGCGCAGTCTACAATACCCTTATAGGCCAGTTCCGCGCCGACCCCGGTCGTTTGCGTTACTAATCGAGTTTTGATGGTGTCCATGGGAATCATAATGCAAACCGTGGTGGCACTGGCCAAGCATCCCATGGCGGAGTTTTCGATATCCGAGGCGGGTCGATCCGAAAGTCGATCTCGTGCCGTCTTGAGCTGTTGGAAAAAGGTCCAGGTGAGAGCGTAGGAGGGAATCTTGCCCACCAAACCGGGCCACCACCCCCGGTAGAACGCCAGTACACCTCGTTCCCGGTAGAGCCCACGAATGGCAGCCCCGAGATTCGGGTAGTTGCCAGCCATGATGTTGTCCGTGATCATCATTTGTGGCGTCGAAACGACCGAGCAGGTCACGGTGGAAATGCAGGAAGACAAAAAGTCCAGACCCGGTCCCAATTTGGCGGCGTTGTCCGCCAGACCCGGCGAGGCGGCCACCACATTCCCCAGTTTGCTGCGCACCAATTCGAGGACGGCAAAGTTGACGGCTCCGTGTGGGAGACTGAGTAGAAAGTTGGCGCCGGCCCCGCGCGTGAGGCGTCGAAAGTTTTCCGGTCGTGCGAGCTGGACAATGGTGGGGGCCGCCGGGCCGCGGCGGGCGTTCTGCAGAATCGTCTTCATGGTGTTGGCCGGATGCATAATCGTCTGCGCAATAGAGCGACTAGTGGCTCCGCAGATCATGGTCTCCCAGAACAAAAGGGGTCGCGAGGCCACGGCGGCGGCAGCTCCGCCGCGATGATCGGAGGGAGGAAACGTGTGGGAGGGTGATGGATTCGCGCGAGACGCACACGGAATCGTCAAGGCTTCTAAATGATCAAGTTCCGTCTCACTTTGGTATTTGGGTCGTTGTAGATAGGCGTGAGTCGCGTGTCGGAGTCGGTAGGCATCCGCCTCCGTTGCGGGACGCCAATAGGCGTTCTCCACAGCGCGTTGTTCCTCCTCCGACTCGTCTCCCTCGTCTGCGTGTCTTTCGTACGCAACGGACAGTACTCGCGACGGACTGCCCTGtcgggacgacgaagcggaagATCTGACTCGCCAGCCCGAACCCACCCAGGCCGATCGGACTCCGAGTGCCACGGGAGAAAAGGGCGATCCGGTGGATGCCACCGAGGTCCACCGCACGGCCTCGGTGGCATCCAATAGTATCAGCAACAGGACGGAGGATAGCAGCATCCAAGACATCCGCGGTGAGTTTACGATCGGGATCACGTCAGCCATACTGCGGAGACAACGAGCCTCCGAATGAAGCGAGAAAGGATGGGGACGACGTTGGGTCGGCATACGATTGTGATGGTTGCCCGCACCACGAGTCCTCCGGTTGGTGAATCGCAGACCTCTCGACCCAAAAGACCAGCGGTCGTTTCGTTGACGTCTGGGAGGGTCTGGAGAGTGTCGGGTGTCGACACCGTCGTAACGAACGACTTATGGTAAACGGTGGTGATGATGACAAAGAGCTCGCTCCCAAGACAATATCCCACACACTTTCGCATCGCTCCGATGGTGGCCGTGAGGAACGTCACGTCATCCTGCCCGCCAACCCCCGAGTTCGATGGATTGGTGGGGGCGATTTGGATACCGGTACGTACGCCACCCTCGCCACCGTATAGCAGAGCCACGTGGATAGATCAGACTAAGAAAAGTCTGGAAACAATCGGTCTCCGATATAGAATTTTTTTATAAAAGAATGTCATATAGGACCTTTATTTTTAGTGATATTTCTGGATTGGGTAACAGTGAAAACGATATGGAATACCGGTACGTTTTTTTGAATGGACCGTGAGATTGACTGTTTGTTAGATGACCGAAGAACCTCAGGATCGCATGGAGGATACTTACCGACTCTGTTGGACTGTACTATACTACACTGCGCTTCAATCGGCCTATTTTTAGTGCCATCACCATGACGGATGCCGCATGCTGCTTGAAATCAAAGGAAAAAGATTGATTCGCTAATGCCACAGGACAACGCAGATCGCGCCGCCTGTCGCAATAACATCGCATCCGCTAATCGACAATGACGTTTTTCGCCCCACGAACGCTGTGTCAGGCTCTACTCGTCGCGGTCTTCACCGCGTATCTGTACGCCTGTCCACATTCCAAAGTCGAAGAAAGCTTTCAACTACAGGCTACCCACGATATGTATTACTACGGAGTTCGACCCGCCTTTGCATCCTTATTCTCCGACAATAACCGGATACGGGGTACCTCTGCGGCACTAGCAGCAGCCGGATCGGCTCCCTACGATCATCTCCAATATCCCGGCGTCGTCCCACGCACCTTTGTCGGACCGCTTCTCCTGGCGGCGATGTGTCACGCTTGTCGGCTCGTGCTGCTGCCTTGGGGCTGGGACCTCTCCCACCATCCCTGGCTGCTACAATTATTGGCTCGCTTTTTGCTACTGACCTTGCACGCGCACGCTTGGTTCCGCATGGCCCGCGCTGTGGACGTGCGTCTGCGGAATTACCCACCACGGCAACGCACGTCATCGTCGCCGACGACTGCACCCACCCGAATGGGCAACTACCTACTCCTGATATCGGCGTGTCAGTTTCACGTTCCCTTTTACGCGAGCCGGATGTTGCCCAACGTCTTTGCCACCGTGGTGTGTTTGCACGTCTACAGCGACTGGTTGCGGGCTCCGGTGCAACCCTCGTCGGTTGGGCCACACGCGGCGATCCGCAAAGCCGCGATTGGACTCGTTACGGCAACCGGAGTTTTCCGCTGTGATCTGATCCTCTTGCTCCTTACCGTGGGACTCTCGTGGCTGTGGCAACGACAGCTGACGGTCCGACAAGCCCTACGCATCGGCGTCGCGACGGGTATCGTCATTCTGTGTGTGACGGTACCTATCGATAGTTTGTTGTGGCAACAAGTAACACTGGTATGGCCGGAAGGTCAGGTCTTTTACTACAACACGCTTCTCAACAAGTCGTCGGATTGGGGCGTCAGCGCTTGGCACTGGTACTGGACGTCGGCCTTGCCCAAAGCCATGCTTTTGACGGCATTGCTCGTTCCACTGTCAATACTTCGCCTTCCCGAAAAATTGGATTATTGGGAACGCCACTTGCGATTCCCCCCAACGACTCCGTCAGAGGTAGCAATTTCGTGGCTTGACCAATCGTGGGCGCCCTTCTTGTGGCCCGCGTTTGGATTTGTGGCCTTGTATTCCGGCTTGGGTCACAAGGAAATGCGCTTTTTGTTTCCCGTTCTCCCGCTACTCAATCTAGCGGCGGCGATAGGGATGGATCGTCTCCACAAAGCCGCCTTGCCCCGCAAGGATAAGCCCGCGACTAAGACGGCGCGGTTGGCGTATTGGGGCGGGATGGCCGCCGTTGCGGTAACGCTCGTCGGCAGCGTGGCTTTTACGGCGGTGTCTCAATCCAATTATCCTGGAGGTGAGGCCTTGGAGCGACTGGCACGGCATGTTGG
This genomic interval carries:
- a CDS encoding predicted protein; protein product: MKLSSISLSVALTMTTSSTMRSASAFIPHQQRAAVLPTGGATRAFLFDKLFSTSSGKLPVMAEEDVMSPKAHGTSEKPVQKNLRWNCDFDTADRICNFNRHYAEHAGYWQTTEFLKSIKEEEQPIKFYDSVTGVHLFTAPVGRTMEEFLLESQKHGWPSFRDEETVWDSVRCLKDGECVSVTGTHLGHNIPDKSGNRYCINLVSVAGTPAES
- a CDS encoding predicted protein; protein product: MARNECSVAASYYDLYANAELTTAPPSNSPANEDGDEQTLWEEYEWTAEDEQKVADQLQKSAIRCKVVPSFRVEDDKRSWDDFYGRHQVNFFKDRHYLATAFPQEFGPTCSANPCLVELGCGVGNALLPLLEDTRQRWTVYGMDLSEIAIALLKQDTRFTTAAVEGRAFAFAGDLSCGVPEPCRGVATVASLLFCLSAIPPAHQAAAARHAAATLGPGSVLVLRDYGRFDEAQVKLGSQRNRLITDNYYRKYDGTKCFYFSLHDLERLFVQEAGLDMLELDYIRRVYSNRAQQSTRRRVWVHARFRKPLDA
- a CDS encoding predicted protein, with protein sequence LSSCISTVTCSVVSTPQMMITDNIMAGNYPNLGAAIRGLYRERGVLAFYRGWWPGLVGKIPSYALTWTFFQQLKTARDRLSDRPASDIENSAMGCLASATTVCIMIPMDTIKTRLVTQTTGVGAELAYKGIVDCAIRVFREEGIGTFYRGLPPRLVSVVPMIGIQFGVYEAM
- a CDS encoding alpha-mannosyltransferase (enzyme involved in N-glycan biosynthesis; Transfers an alpha-D-mannosyl residue from dolichyl-phosphate D-mannose into membrane lipid-linked oligosaccharide), translated to MTFFAPRTLCQALLVAVFTAYLYACPHSKVEESFQLQATHDMYYYGVRPAFASLFSDNNRIRGTSAALAAAGSAPYDHLQYPGVVPRTFVGPLLLAAMCHACRLVLLPWGWDLSHHPWLLQLLARFLLLTLHAHAWFRMARAVDVRLRNYPPRQRTSSSPTTAPTRMGNYLLLISACQFHVPFYASRMLPNVFATVVCLHVYSDWLRAPVQPSSVGPHAAIRKAAIGLVTATGVFRCDLILLLLTVGLSWLWQRQLTVRQALRIGVATGIVILCVTVPIDSLLWQQVTLVWPEGQVFYYNTLLNKSSDWGVSAWHWYWTSALPKAMLLTALLVPLSILRLPEKLDYWERHLRFPPTTPSEVAISWLDQSWAPFLWPAFGFVALYSGLGHKEMRFLFPVLPLLNLAAAIGMDRLHKAALPRKDKPATKTARLAYWGGMAAVAVTLVGSVAFTAVSQSNYPGGEALERLARHVGLSHVEYGTVRVHIDVASAMTGVSLFGQRAASQSTPGVEWIFDKSGYEEENNKVSNSSTYTHMLSESKVPLPGFHTIDAARGQPRLCLREFRIETHDTIFVFEKEGWSTV